The Flavobacterium sp. N2270 genome contains the following window.
CCGGCTATATAACTAAAAATAGTTGTCGTAATTACATTTTTATATAAACTAAGTCCGTTAATTACAGAAACAAAAAACAAATGCAATATTGAGAATGGAATTGAAAAAGCCAAGATTTGTAACGCTAATAAATACGTTTCATTTCCATTTAAAATAGAAGTTAAAAAATAACTTGAACCTATTAAGACAGTAAAACTAACCAATAAAGAAGTAATTAATAAAGTGTAAAAAACAGTCGTCAATAAAGAATATACTTTGTTTTTATCTTCTTGATTTTCTGCAACCGTTTTAACAATTCCATTTTGAAAACCTAGAATTCCAACAGCTTCTAGAGTGGAACTAAAATTTCTGAAATTTCCCATTAAAGCCATTCCAGATGGACCAATAAAATAAGCAATTGCTTTTGAAGAAAGTAACCCCGTAAAAATTCGCACCAATAGACTTGCGCTATTAAAACTCGCAATTTTAAATAAAGGTGATTTTGCTATATTTTTTATCCAATTCAAATTAGTAGTTATTTAAAGTGGCAATGATTTTATTGATTTCTGCTTCCGTCAAAGTTCCGTTTAAAGGAATACTTAAAACCTCATCATGAATTTTCTCTGAGATAGGATAAGACAAAACATTCCAATCTTTTAACGCTTTTTGTTTGTGTGGTGGAATTGGATAGTGAATCATTGTTTCAATTCCGTTTTTAAGTAAATATTCTTTTAAATCATTTCTGTTTTTTGTTCGAATGACAAACAAATGAAAAACATGAATCTCTGAATAGTCCCAAAAAGGAAGAATTATTTTTTCGTTTTTTATTTCAGTTAAATAGCGTTTTGCAATTTCTCTACGAATTTGATTTTCTTTATCAAGTTCTGGTAATTTTACATTTAAAAAAGCAGCTTGCAATTCGTCTAAACGAGAATTAACTCCAATTAATTCATTTTCATATTTTACTTTAGAGCCATAATTTCGAAGTGAAAATAAAACCTCAGCCAATTCATCATCATTTGTGGTAATGGCACCAGCATCGCCAAGAGCACCTAAATTTTTTCCTGGATAAAAGCTATATGCTGACGCTGATTTAAGATTGTTGATTGCTGATTGTTGATTGTTGAATTTAGAACCGTGTGATTGAGCTGCATCTTCAATAATCAACAAATTATTTTTTTGAGCAATTTTGTTAATAGCCTCCATTTCACACAATTGACCGTATAAATGAACCGGTAAAATGGCTTTAGTTTTAGAGGTAATTTTAGCCTCAATTAAATCCGGATTTAAATTATATGTTTCTAATCTTGGTTCAACCAAAACCGGAACTAAATCAGCCTCAAGAACTGCTAAAATAGTCGCTATATAAGTATTTGAAGGAACTATTACTTCATCTCCTTTTTGTATTTTCCCTAAATGAATATTGGCTTTTAAAATTAAAACCAAAGCATCTAAACCATTACCAACACCAATGCAGTGTTTTGCTCCACAATATTGCGCAAAACTTTCTTCAAAAAGCTTTACTTCCTTTCCTAAAATATACCATCCACCTTCTAAAAATTGTTCCATTTTTTGTTTGAAAGCGCTCTCAAAAGTTTGGTTTACTTTTTTTAAATCTAGGAATTTTATCATATTAAAACAGTGTCTAAAAGTGAATGGTTTTTAGTTTCAATTTCATAGAAATTTTGAACAATTGTTCTTGCTCCAAAACTTTCTTTCCAATAATGTAAACTTACGTTTAGTTTTCTTCCATGTTCTTCATTTGAAATTCCAAAGTCGAAATATTTCTCATTTTTATAGACTACGTTAATTAAATGATGATACAAAAAGTCTAATCCTCCAAGCTCGTTATTGAACGCTTTATTTCCCGAAATATATTGAGGATGAATCACATTATCAGTTACAAAAACTGTAACTCCACCAACTATTTTATCAACTTGATAAACATTATATTGTTTAATTTGATTAGGAAATTTTGACTTTAAATAAGAAATTTCAGTTAAAGAATGAACAGGATTTGCATTATATCGCTCTTTTAAATTAGGAATCAATAGTTCGTTCCAAAATGAAGTAAAATCATTCTCTTCTTTAACTAATAAACCATTTGACTTTCCTTTTTCGATTCCTCTTTTTCGAACTCTTGAAACAGGAACTTGATTTGAAATTTCTAAAACAGCTAATGCATCTCTCCTATTTAGTTTTGCATCCAAAAGGAAACTAACATATTCCATTTCATCAGATGGAAAACTATTGTAAATGGATGGAATAATTTTTAAGTGCAACTTACTTATAAGATTTTTGTTCAAAAACTCTAAAATCGTTTTAACAATTAAAATTACATCTGACAAAATCACTTTCGCATTCAATACTAGTCCTCCATAAGTTAATCCTTGATGAGAATGTAAAATATTTTCAACTTTATGCGCAGGTAAAACAGCAACCAATTTATCTTTAACATCAAAAATAAGCAATGAATAGTCATCAAATCTATCTTTATGATATTCCATAAAGTCTCTATGAAATAAAAATGTTGCATTCTTTGCGTTTGCTACAAATGTATTCCAATCCTTATAATGACTTGACTGATATCGATGAACTCTATAGTTATTCAATAGAAATTATTTTTTGGAAAATTACTAATTTTTTAATTCTTCAGCAGTAGTTTTTACTATTTTCTAATAAAAAACATTATATTGGTACTGAAATATTTATTTTTTCATGATAAAAAAAATTACTCTTATCCTTTTTTTATTTTGCCTACTAATTCCTGTCTCGTTTTTTGCACAGGATATTTCATTATATACACAAATTAACGGACGTTATGATTTTACATTTGTTGGTAATACTTTAAATACCAATGAAAATTCGTTTATGTCTTCACCTACAATTCTTACAAGTTCTTCCGCAGATTTAAATTTAGCTTCAACTGATGTTATTGAACGAGCTTATTTATACTGGGCAGGTTGTGGAACCGGAGATTTTAATGTACAATTAAATGGAATTGATATAACTCCTGATAGGACGTTTTCAATTATTCAAGCTAGTTCTGGTTGGCCACATTTTAGTGCATTTAAAGATATTACTGCTCAAGTACAAGCCACAGGAAATGGAACTTACACACTTTCTGATTTAGATTTAACAGCTGAAATTCCTCAATATTTTCAAAACAGAACTAATTTTGGAGGTTGGGCAATTATTGTGGTTTATCAAAACGATGCTTTACCCTTAAATCAATTGAATATTTACGATGGAATGCAAGCTGTTCCTGATAGAATTGATATTTCGCTAAACAGCTTAAACGTTATTGATAATTTTGATGCTAAAATTGGTTTCTTAGCTTGGGAAGGCGATGTTGGAATTGCGAATAATGAGTCACTAACCATTAACGGAAGTGTATTAAGTAACCCTCCGCTAAACCCAAGTAACAATGCTTTTAACAGTACTAATAGTGTAACAGGTTCAAACTCTTTATTCAACATGGATTTAGACATTTATACTATTCAAAATAACATTCAAATTGGTGACACAACTGCCGATATTTCATTAACTTCAGATCAAGATTATGTAATGATTAATGCAATTGTAACTAAACTAAACAGTCAATTACCCGATGCTACAATTGTTTTAAATAATTACATTTCAGAATGTAATACAGGTTATATAGAACTAGACTATACTGTTTATAACGTTAATAGTACTGATTTTTTACCTGCTAATACACCAATTACTTTTTATACTCAAAACACATTACTAGGCACTTTTTATACTCAAAACGACATACCAATTGGCGGAAATGAAAACAATACTATTATATTAAATATTCCTAATGCTATTTCAAGCCCTTTTACACTTACTGCTGTTGTAGACGATAATGGAACAAGATCAGGAATTGTTACTGAACTTGTAGAAACAAATAATGAATTTGAAACCGTTATTGAATTAAAATTACCACCTACTTTTAATTATTTAGAAGATTTGTTATCATGTAACTTAGGTTTAACCAAAGGAATATTTGATTTTTCAAATTATGAAGAATTGGTTAAGAACGACCAATCTCATATTGTAACTTTTCATGAAAGTTATAACGATGCCTTTTTAAATAATAATGAAATTTTCAATACTACTAATTTTGAAGCTATCACTACTCCAAAAGAAATTTTTGTGAGAATTGAAAATGAATTTTGTTATAGCTTAACTTCTTTTAATCTAAGAACAAGAAACTGTCCGCCAGAAGTATTTAATGCAGTTTCTGCAAACAATGACGGATTAAATGATAGTTTCTATATTGAAGGCTTACGCGATATTTTTGTTAATTTTAAATTAGAAATATACAACCGCTGGGGAAAACACATTTGGACTGGTGATAACAGCATGCCTGATTGGGATGGAAAAGTTAAAAAATCAGTTGGACCAGATGATGCTCCTGATGGAACTTACTACTATATTCTTTACCTAAATGATCCAGATTATAATGAACCCTTAACTGGTTATTTATACCTTACGAGATAAATGAAAAATGTTACCAAAATAAACATCATTAATATTTTTTTGATGCTGTTCTCTTTTTGTTTTGCATTTCTATTTCCTTTTGAATTATTTTTAATTGTTTACGCAATTTTAGGTCCTTTACATTACTTAACTGAAATCAATTGGCTACATAAAAAAAACTATTTCACTACACAAAAGAAAGATTATTATGTTCATATTTTAATCTTGTGCCTTATATCAATTGCTCTATTTTCACCCTTATCCTATTATTTGAGAAAATATTTAGCGGTATTTATCTTTATAGCTTTTACCTCAAGTTTCGGTATGGTTTATTTCAAAGAGTTAAAATCAAAAATTATATTCAATACTATATCAATAATAATTGGTTTTGTATTCTTTTATTATTTCGACAGTGAATTTAACATTACTTTCTCCATGTTTTTACCAACATTAATCCATGTATTTATTTTTACAGGATTGTTCATTTTAATTGGTACATTAAAAGAGAAAGGTGTAACTGGTAAAATTTCATTAGTAATTTTCATTGTATCTGCTTTAGCACTTTTACTCATTCCAATAAATTTTAATTTTTCTGTTGTTACAGAACAAATTCAGAACAACTATCACTCATTTGAAAAACTAAATCAAAAAATAATTACACATAGTAATCAATTTTCAACTACCACAAAAAATGATGTGTATTTTTCGAATATTGGTATTCAAGTAATGCGATTTATAGCTTTTTCTTATACTTACCATTATTTCAATTGGTTCTCAAAAACATCAATTATTCAATGGCATCATACATCAAGGCTAAAACTAATAATAATTATAATTCTATGGATTACATCTATAATTCTATATTTTTATAATTACAACCTTGGCTTAAAATGGTTATATATACTAAGTATGGCGCACGTATTTTTAGAATTCCCTCTAAATTTCATTTCTATACTGAAACTAAAAACTATATTTAAGAACAATTGTTAAATTTTTCTTCATAAAAGAGATTTGAACTTTATTTTTAGATTAATCCTTATATTTAGCAGAAATTTTAAGCAACTAAATATGAAATTTTACAAAATCCTGCTCTTACTTTGTTTTAGTATTGGTTTACAAGCACAAGATTATTTTCCAAAAAATGATGGTGTAAAACAAAGTTTTAAGAATTATACCGCAATTACAAATGCTACGATTTATGTTTCTTCAACAAATAAAATAGAGAAAGCAACTTTATTAATTAAGGAAAATAAAATTGTTGATGTGGGTACAAATGTTAGTATTCCAAAAAATACAGCAATAATTGATGCAACCGGAAAAACAATATATCCTTCATTTATTGATCTATTTAGTGAATTTGGAATTCAAAAACCAAATCAAAGACCAAGTGGAAACTTTACTCCACAATACGATTCTTCAAGAGAAGGCTATTATTGGAACGATCATGTAAAACCAGAGTACAATGCCTTTGAAAATACAAACTACGATTCAAAAACTGCTGAAACATTAAGAAATGTAGGTTTTGGAACCGTTTTAAGTCATCATAACGATGGAATTATTGCAGGTACAGGATTTCTTTGGACTCTTAACGATAATTTAGATAATGCAACTCGTATTTTAAACACTAAAGTTTCTCAACATTTTACGTTTAAACGCAGTAAGTATACAAGACAATCTTATCCATCTTCATTAATGGGTGGAATGGCATTAATAAGACAAGTATATCATGATGCTGATTGGTATAGCAAAGGACTTTCTACTACTAAAGATTTGTCGTTAGAAAGTTTTAATGCTAATAAAAATTTAGTTCAAATTTTTGAAGCCAATGATAAACTTTCAAGTTTAAGAGTTGCTAAAATTGGTAAAGAATTTGGAATAAACTATCTTATTAAAGGTAGTGGAAATGAATTCGAACGAATTGAAGAAATTAAAAAAACAGGCGCAACTTATATAATTCCATTAGATTTTCCAGATGCTTATGATGTTTCTGATCCATACTTAGCCCAACAAGTAAGTGTTAGTGACATGAAATTTTGGAACCAAGCACCATTCAACTTAAAAGTATTAGCAGATAACAACATTAATTTTGTTTTAACTGCTTCAGATAATAAAAAACCAGAAGATTTTCTTTCCAACTTAAGAAAAGCTGTCTTATATGGTTTTCCAAAAGAAAAAGCAATTGCAGCTTTAACAGAAACTCCAGCAAAACTAATTAAGCAATCCAACTTAATTGGAAGTTTAGGAAAAGGAAAACTGGCTAATTTCATTATTACTTCAAAAGATATTTTTGAAGATGATGCTACCATTCATGAAAACTGGGTACAAGGAAATCGTTCAGTTATTACTAAAATGGATACTGATGATATAAGAGGAAAATACGATTTGGTTTTCAATAATGAAACTTTCGAATTAAATATCGATGGCGAATTAGAAAAAATAAACGGAAAAATTTCTAAAGACAGTATTAACTACGGAACCAAATTATCGTTCAATGAACCTTGGTTAACAATTGTTGTTCGAACAAAAGACACTTTAAAAACAGAATATCTTCGTTTTACAGGAACAAAAATGAATAATATTTTACAAGGAAAAGTAGTTTTAGAAAACGGAAAAGAAACTGCTTGGACAGCAACTAAAAAAGAAATAGTTAAAGAAGATAAAAAAGAAGATAAAAAAGAAGACAGTGTAGTGCCAGAAATGGTTGCAATTACCTATCCAAATTTACCTTTTGGGAACACCGAGAAACCAAAACAACAAACTATTTTAGTAAAAAACACTACAGTTTGGACAGGTGAAAAAGAAGGTCATTTAACCAAAACAGATGTTTTAATTGAAAACGGAAAAATTGCTAAAATCGGAAAGAATCTTTCTGCTAAAAACGCACTTGAAATTGATGGAACAAACAAACATTTAACTGCCGGAATTATTGACGAACATTCACACATTGCCATTTCTAACGGAGTTAATGAAGGTGGCCAAAATTCATCAGCTGAAGTTACTATTGAAGATGTTGTAAATTCAGATGATATTAATATATATAGAAATCTTTCTGGTGGAGTTACTTCTGCAAATTTATTACATGGTTCAGCAAACCCTATTGGTGGTCGTGCAGCATTCATCAAATTAAAATGGGGTTATGCACCAGATGAAATGATTATGAAAGATGCTCCAAAATACATCAAATTTGCTCTTGGAGAAAACGTAAAACAATCCAATTGGGGAGATTATGCAAGAAATCGTTTTCCTCAATCACGTATGGGAGTTGAGCAAGTGTATGAGGATTACTTCACAAGAGCTTTAGAATACGAAAGAGAATGGAAAGAATACAAATCAAAAAAGGGTAAAAACAAAGTTATGCCTCGTTTTGATATTGAAATGGAAGTTTTAGGAGAAATTTTAAATAAGAAAAGGTTTATTACTTGTCACTCTTATGTTCAATCTGAAATTAACATGTTGATGAAAGTTGCTGATAAGTACGGATTCAAAATTCAAACATTCACTCATATTTTAGAAGGTTATAAACTAGCAGATAAAATGGCAGAACACGGTGTTGCCGGTTCTACATTTGCAGATTGGTGGGCCTATAAATTTGAAGTAAATGATGCCATTCCATATAATGCTGCCCTAATGAACAGTCAAGGGGTTTTGGTTTCTATCAATTCAGACGATGCTGAAATGTCAAGAAGGTTAAATCAAGAAGCCGCTAAAGCTGTAAAATATGGAGATGTTTCTGAAGAAACCGCATGGAACTTTGTAACTCTAAATCCAGCTAAAATTTTACAAGTTGATGATAAAGTTGGAAGTATTAAAGTAGGTAAACACGCTGATGTGGTATTATGGACAGACAATCCACTTTCAATTTACGCTAAAGCTGAGAAGACAATTATTGAAGGAGCAATATTTTATGATTTGAATAAAGAACAAGAAAATTTAAACACCATTCAAAAAGAAAGAAGCGAATTAATTAATGCCATGTTAGAAGCCAAAAATAAAGGTTTAAAAACACAAGCACCTGTTAAAAAAGAAATCAAACATTACCATTGTGATACAATGGAAGAGTACAAATAAAATTGCTTTTTTAACAAAAAAAAAAATTTAAAATGAAAAAATATATTCTTTTATTATTAATGAGTTGCTTGGCTTTTGCCCAACAAACTCCTGCTTCAAAGCAAACTAAAAGCATTCTTATTATGGGCGGAAAAGCACATTTAGGGAATGGTGAAGTAATTGAAAACAGTTTAATTTCTATAATTGATGGAAAAATTGGAGCAATTGGCGATGCCAGAGTGATGAAACCAATGAAGCATGATGTAATTATAGATGCTTCAGGAAAACATATCTATCCGGGCTTTATTGCACCAAATGCAACTTTAGGTTTAGTTGAAATTGATGCTGTAAGAGCATCCGACGATGAAAGTGAAATGGGTGAATTTAATCCTCATATTAGAAGCTTAATTGCCTATAACACTGAATCAATTTTAGTTGAAACAATGCGTCCAAATGGGGTTTTATTAGCTCAAATCACTCCAAGAGGCGGAAGGATTTCAGGAACTTCTTCTGTAGTTCAATTAGACGCTTGGAATTGGGAAGATGCTGTTATTAAAAAAGATGGCGGTATTCATTTATATTGGCCAAGAAGTTATTCAAGATCAGGTTGGTGGGCAGAACCAGGAAATATTGAGCCTAACAAAAAGTACGATGACCAACTTAAAGAAGTACAAGAGTTTTACGATAACGCATCTGCTTATTTAAAGTCAAGTAATTCTAAAAGAGATATTCCTTATGAAGCAATGAAAGGTATTATTTCAGGAGAAAAAACACTTTTCGTTCATGCAAACGGAGAAAAAGAAATTATTGATGCTGTTTTGTTTAAAATAAAGAATAACATTAAAAACATGACCATCGTTGGTGGTTATTATGCTTTTAAAGTAGCCGATTTATTAAAAGAAAATAATATTTCTGTGCTATTAAGACGTGTACACGACTTACCTGTTTTAGAAGACGAAGATGTTAACTTACCTTATAAAAATGCTAAACTTTTAGTTGAAAAAGGTATTTTAGTTGGTTTAGAAAACTCTGGTGATATGGAGCGCATGCAAGCTCGTAACCTTCCTTTTTATGCTGGTACTTGTGCTGCTTGGGGATTATCTAAAGAAGAAGCGTTGAAATTAATTACTTTAAATACGGCTAAAATACTAGGAATCGATGCAAATTATGGTTCATTAGAAAGTGGTAAAAGTGCAACACTATTTATTTCAAATGGCGATGCTTTAGACATGCGAACAAATACAATAACAAAAGCTTTTATAGACGGTAGAGAAATAAGTTTAGAAAGCCATCAAACTGAACTTTACGAACGATACAAAGGAAAATACGAAAACGAAAAATCAAATAAATAATTACAAGAAGCCTTTTCAAATTGAAAAGGCTTTTTTTTTGTAGTTTTGCATCAAATAAATACGTTTCATGAAACAAATTACTTCTGCTCAAAATCCTTTTATTAAATCGCTTGTACAACTTCAAGAAAAAGCTAAAATTCGTAAACAAACGGGGACTTTTCTAATTGAAGGAAAACGAGAAATTGAATTGGCTTTAAAGGGAAATTATGAATTAGAAACTGTTTTATTTTTACCCGAAATCATTTCTGAAAAAGAATTAAACAATATTGTCGCTTCGAGCGCAGTCGATAAAATTGAAATCTCAAAAGACGTTTACCAAAAATTAGCTTATAGAGATTCAACCGAAGGAATAATTGCAGTTGCAAAGAGTAAATCTTTACAATTATCTGATTTAGAATTAAAAGAGAATCCCTTAATTTTAGTTTTAGAAAGCATTGAAAAACCAGGAAACATTGGTGCAATGCTTCGTACAGCTGATGCTGCAAAAATCGATGCAGTTATTATTGCCAATCCAAAAAGTGATATTTACAATCCAAATAATATCCGCTCTAGCGTAGGCTGTGTATTTACCAATCAAATTGCAGTTTGCACCACAGATGAAGCAATTGCGTTTTTAAAAGAAAAAAACATTTCTATTTACAGTGCAACTCTTCAAAATTCCAACGAATACCATAAAGAATCTTATACTTCCGCAACAGCATTAGTTGTTGGAACAGAAGCAACTGGTGTTTCGCAAACTTTTAGAGATAACAGCACACAAAATATCATCATTCCAATGCAAGGTGAAATCGATTCTATGAATGTTTCCGTTGCTGCAGCAATCTTATTATTCGAAGCAAAAAGACAAAGAGGATTTTAACATTACTAACTTATGGATATTAAAAATTTAATATTAGGCATATTGCTTTTAGTCTTTGGAATAATCCTGTTAGTTTATGATAACAATAAAAAAGACAGAATAGGAATGCTAAAGACTATTTATCTTAATTTAAATATTACTAGAATAGGAATGATTATCATTGGTTTATATGTAATTTTTAGAGAAATGAATAAGTTACTTTTTTTAATTCTAATTATATTTTTAAATTCTTGTTCTAATTTAAAAATACAAACCGATAAAAAACTAGAAGAAATAGATTTAGATAAAAATATTATTCTGAATATAAAAAACTATAAAAATCAATATGGTTCAGAGTCTATTGTATTAATCTCATTCAAAAATAAAATAGCTTCCACGAATAACACCTATTATATAACTCGAATTTCTAACTTATCTACTATTTACCAAAACTATCTTTCATACTACTCGTTAATTGATGATGTTCCAGTTATAATCTCATCAAAAAAAGATAGGCTTATTGGTTACAAAAACTATCCTGACAACTTTATAAATTTAATTTCCAAAAATCTAAATAATGATTTGCTTTTAAACTCAATTAAAAAAAGCAAAATAACTGAAAATCATTGGGAAATTGAGCTAAAAAACAACCTAATATCTGAACATTCAAAAGTTTGGAAAATACATAAAAACAATATCAATAAAAACCCTTCAGAAAGAAATGTTTTAGTTGAAAATAGTAAATTTAACTTTTTTCAAAATTATAAAGTTATAAATGGTGGTATTGATGAAAGAACTACAAATGAATTAATTCATAATTAAACTTTCTATTGCACATTCCATATCTTTATCCTAATTTTAAGCTATTAAAGACCTACTATGACCGAGATAGAAATTGAAGCAGAAAACAAGGCAATTGCCCAAGAATATAAAGAGTTACTTCGCATTAGTTATCAAACAC
Protein-coding sequences here:
- a CDS encoding DegT/DnrJ/EryC1/StrS family aminotransferase gives rise to the protein MIKFLDLKKVNQTFESAFKQKMEQFLEGGWYILGKEVKLFEESFAQYCGAKHCIGVGNGLDALVLILKANIHLGKIQKGDEVIVPSNTYIATILAVLEADLVPVLVEPRLETYNLNPDLIEAKITSKTKAILPVHLYGQLCEMEAINKIAQKNNLLIIEDAAQSHGSKFNNQQSAINNLKSASAYSFYPGKNLGALGDAGAITTNDDELAEVLFSLRNYGSKVKYENELIGVNSRLDELQAAFLNVKLPELDKENQIRREIAKRYLTEIKNEKIILPFWDYSEIHVFHLFVIRTKNRNDLKEYLLKNGIETMIHYPIPPHKQKALKDWNVLSYPISEKIHDEVLSIPLNGTLTEAEINKIIATLNNY
- a CDS encoding GNAT family N-acetyltransferase, whose amino-acid sequence is MNNYRVHRYQSSHYKDWNTFVANAKNATFLFHRDFMEYHKDRFDDYSLLIFDVKDKLVAVLPAHKVENILHSHQGLTYGGLVLNAKVILSDVILIVKTILEFLNKNLISKLHLKIIPSIYNSFPSDEMEYVSFLLDAKLNRRDALAVLEISNQVPVSRVRKRGIEKGKSNGLLVKEENDFTSFWNELLIPNLKERYNANPVHSLTEISYLKSKFPNQIKQYNVYQVDKIVGGVTVFVTDNVIHPQYISGNKAFNNELGGLDFLYHHLINVVYKNEKYFDFGISNEEHGRKLNVSLHYWKESFGARTIVQNFYEIETKNHSLLDTVLI
- a CDS encoding gliding motility-associated C-terminal domain-containing protein gives rise to the protein MIKKITLILFLFCLLIPVSFFAQDISLYTQINGRYDFTFVGNTLNTNENSFMSSPTILTSSSADLNLASTDVIERAYLYWAGCGTGDFNVQLNGIDITPDRTFSIIQASSGWPHFSAFKDITAQVQATGNGTYTLSDLDLTAEIPQYFQNRTNFGGWAIIVVYQNDALPLNQLNIYDGMQAVPDRIDISLNSLNVIDNFDAKIGFLAWEGDVGIANNESLTINGSVLSNPPLNPSNNAFNSTNSVTGSNSLFNMDLDIYTIQNNIQIGDTTADISLTSDQDYVMINAIVTKLNSQLPDATIVLNNYISECNTGYIELDYTVYNVNSTDFLPANTPITFYTQNTLLGTFYTQNDIPIGGNENNTIILNIPNAISSPFTLTAVVDDNGTRSGIVTELVETNNEFETVIELKLPPTFNYLEDLLSCNLGLTKGIFDFSNYEELVKNDQSHIVTFHESYNDAFLNNNEIFNTTNFEAITTPKEIFVRIENEFCYSLTSFNLRTRNCPPEVFNAVSANNDGLNDSFYIEGLRDIFVNFKLEIYNRWGKHIWTGDNSMPDWDGKVKKSVGPDDAPDGTYYYILYLNDPDYNEPLTGYLYLTR
- a CDS encoding amidohydrolase family protein, coding for MKFYKILLLLCFSIGLQAQDYFPKNDGVKQSFKNYTAITNATIYVSSTNKIEKATLLIKENKIVDVGTNVSIPKNTAIIDATGKTIYPSFIDLFSEFGIQKPNQRPSGNFTPQYDSSREGYYWNDHVKPEYNAFENTNYDSKTAETLRNVGFGTVLSHHNDGIIAGTGFLWTLNDNLDNATRILNTKVSQHFTFKRSKYTRQSYPSSLMGGMALIRQVYHDADWYSKGLSTTKDLSLESFNANKNLVQIFEANDKLSSLRVAKIGKEFGINYLIKGSGNEFERIEEIKKTGATYIIPLDFPDAYDVSDPYLAQQVSVSDMKFWNQAPFNLKVLADNNINFVLTASDNKKPEDFLSNLRKAVLYGFPKEKAIAALTETPAKLIKQSNLIGSLGKGKLANFIITSKDIFEDDATIHENWVQGNRSVITKMDTDDIRGKYDLVFNNETFELNIDGELEKINGKISKDSINYGTKLSFNEPWLTIVVRTKDTLKTEYLRFTGTKMNNILQGKVVLENGKETAWTATKKEIVKEDKKEDKKEDSVVPEMVAITYPNLPFGNTEKPKQQTILVKNTTVWTGEKEGHLTKTDVLIENGKIAKIGKNLSAKNALEIDGTNKHLTAGIIDEHSHIAISNGVNEGGQNSSAEVTIEDVVNSDDINIYRNLSGGVTSANLLHGSANPIGGRAAFIKLKWGYAPDEMIMKDAPKYIKFALGENVKQSNWGDYARNRFPQSRMGVEQVYEDYFTRALEYEREWKEYKSKKGKNKVMPRFDIEMEVLGEILNKKRFITCHSYVQSEINMLMKVADKYGFKIQTFTHILEGYKLADKMAEHGVAGSTFADWWAYKFEVNDAIPYNAALMNSQGVLVSINSDDAEMSRRLNQEAAKAVKYGDVSEETAWNFVTLNPAKILQVDDKVGSIKVGKHADVVLWTDNPLSIYAKAEKTIIEGAIFYDLNKEQENLNTIQKERSELINAMLEAKNKGLKTQAPVKKEIKHYHCDTMEEYK
- a CDS encoding amidohydrolase family protein, with amino-acid sequence MKKYILLLLMSCLAFAQQTPASKQTKSILIMGGKAHLGNGEVIENSLISIIDGKIGAIGDARVMKPMKHDVIIDASGKHIYPGFIAPNATLGLVEIDAVRASDDESEMGEFNPHIRSLIAYNTESILVETMRPNGVLLAQITPRGGRISGTSSVVQLDAWNWEDAVIKKDGGIHLYWPRSYSRSGWWAEPGNIEPNKKYDDQLKEVQEFYDNASAYLKSSNSKRDIPYEAMKGIISGEKTLFVHANGEKEIIDAVLFKIKNNIKNMTIVGGYYAFKVADLLKENNISVLLRRVHDLPVLEDEDVNLPYKNAKLLVEKGILVGLENSGDMERMQARNLPFYAGTCAAWGLSKEEALKLITLNTAKILGIDANYGSLESGKSATLFISNGDALDMRTNTITKAFIDGREISLESHQTELYERYKGKYENEKSNK
- a CDS encoding TrmH family RNA methyltransferase, giving the protein MKQITSAQNPFIKSLVQLQEKAKIRKQTGTFLIEGKREIELALKGNYELETVLFLPEIISEKELNNIVASSAVDKIEISKDVYQKLAYRDSTEGIIAVAKSKSLQLSDLELKENPLILVLESIEKPGNIGAMLRTADAAKIDAVIIANPKSDIYNPNNIRSSVGCVFTNQIAVCTTDEAIAFLKEKNISIYSATLQNSNEYHKESYTSATALVVGTEATGVSQTFRDNSTQNIIIPMQGEIDSMNVSVAAAILLFEAKRQRGF